TTCCCCTTCCTCCGCACCTCCAAAGTGAATGCCAGATGGCGTGGCATTTCTCTCAGTCTCTTTCCTCCCAACCTGAGTTCCTGAAGACTGTGCAATGTCTGAGGGTGTTACTTGGCTAGGAATGGTCTTCGTTATTGTCTTGGAACAGCAGCGGGATGGAATCAAAGACGACCCTGAGTTGGAAGCAGGAGGTGTCTGAGGCCTATTATCAATCAGTTCATCCAATGTTGTCAAACTAGTTTTGCTACGGGCTGATCCATCAGGGTCAACAACTTGAGAATGACACCCAGAATGACTAAGGGAGTGACCAGGAGAGGACATGGGTACTTTATGAGAAGAAGACAGGCCTGAGAGGCCAGCAGGGGAGAGGGGTGGTTTTTTGGTAGAGATGCCTTGACCTTGCAGCAGTTCTAGGTATTGTTTCCGGTGCGAACGCTTGAAGTGTTTCTCCAAGTAGTGAGAGGCAGTAAAGCAAATGTCACAGTAAGAGCAGGGGTATGACACAGGAAGATCAGAAGGCACATCTGCAGGGGAAAGCAGGAGAGAGGACCATGGCTATATCTTCACCcagaaaaacacaagaaaacacACAGGCAACACAGAGAGGTCAACCTTTTACAGACATTTACAGCATAAATCCTACACTGACCATTTTTTTTATTGGCAGAGTATGGCGGTGCTTTGCAGGTAGAAGCTGATAATACTGATGTAACAGGATGGTCAGAGGTCTCTTCTTTCACCATTAACTTGTGAGGCTGGTTTTCCACATctgaaacacacagacatattgGTTACTGTTAATTAAGCAACTAACATCCCATAATATTTGGGATCGCATATATCAGTTAGACTACTGAGATGAATATAAttgcgcttttccactgccacgaGGAACCAAACCTTACCTGACCCATACCACAGACTGACAGTTTTCCACTACAAAGTATGCGAGTCGTACCTGATCTGTACCTGTGCTGACACAGCCCTGCTTCTAGCAGGGCCGAATGCACGACCAAACTGAGTAAGTTGCATCACGGCCATGTGATTGGTCGAAATGCACGGAGATACCAGTGATCTGTGTGGATACGCACGGATCATCTGATGCATTCCCGATAACTCGGAACTTGAACATGTCCAACCTCTTACATAAAAAAGTACTGTAAAACAGCTGAACGGACTCATAATGCAAATTTACTCAAGTGAAGGCTAATTCCGCTAGCGTTTGACGTTTGCATAACATGGTAAATTTCACAGATGTGCTAGCAGACaataattatttttcttttattattatgatcATTTTTAATAGTATTAATGCACATAATAAATCATGATGCATACCGTATGAACAGTAAAAAGCACTCTGTCACTCTCCAAACTCTGCAACACCTTTACAAAACTGACCCATCTGCCCTGTAAAACCGGAGCGCACTGGAACAGTGTGGCAACTAGTCTCTATGCGGTACGGCTCAAGTACAGATCGGTTCcggtatgccagtggaaaagtgtCATAAGAGATCTTAGTAATCTTGACAGTGCAACTGTTTGGTAAAAGTTGAGATGACAACATTGCTCAATTTAATGATGTTTCACAAGGAACAGTGGCTACGGTGATGTTTCTGTGTATGTCTGAGAGGAAAGACGTGTGCCAGTGGCTTGCTCCTTTCATGAAACAGGCAACTCTAAGGACGCCTTTCCAAcacaccaggtaccgtacttcaaggtgttgtgttggttttccactggtgtaaaaactggtaccagtGCCGAATGACAACACAAGacggggtattttgtactgaatttgaaaaatgggTGTAATACATTATGGGGCTGGATGATGTGTGATATTAATACAGCATGCGATGTTTAAGCACATACAATTCTTACATCGCTAATCAGCTAAAGATCAGGATTTTTCTTAGTTTCAGTTCTGTATGGACATTATAACACAGAGGGTTAAAGTTTCGCTAAAACATCTTTATCCTTTCATACAAAAAAACTAGCTAGCTTTGCAATTATAATTTTTATTCCTTTTATAGATTATCTAATATATGTTTATAAACCAGTATAAAGTTTATAACGTTTTTGCTGCTTTCACATTAGCGCTGCATGCATTCTCCAAGACAATAATAATCATCcgtgctgtttaaatcactcaggGTTTGCATGGGTTTATAAGAAATGTTatagtttaataattatttacagTTAttaaatactaataataatctaattatataattatttatttaaaaaaatacaaatgaaaataaatataattataataatttaatacAGAAGATGAGAAAAACCAGGACATACCACTATTTTTATACCATTTTCTTGTGACAATGAAATAATTTTCTTGAGATCAAAAACATGAACATTGTTTTCGCGTGATAATGGAATAAGAGATGTTGAGAAAAAGAACGTCATTTTCTCATGATAACACAATAATTCTCTCAGGATTTCAAGAAgcgaacattgtttttttttccctcacgaTAATCATTTAGCAGCATGACAGCAGAGAATACGTGATTTAACAGGACTGCAGCTTCTACAGAATTCAATTTACAGTGAAGTTGGCATTTGAAGCATTAACATCATAGCCATTATTTCATTCCAGATGCAGTTTGCAGAGCATACATGATGTGTACAGCATGAAACCGTGCTTCCCAGGACCAGTGTACAACATAGAAACTGGACATAAGCAATTTAATAATGCAAGCATAGAGTCATTTCAACATACGCAGtgcctaaataaaataaaaatgcggACAtgctgattaatatatgaaataGAATAAAACCAGCAATGCCACGCTGTGACtttaatattcaaaatgttcagcTATATGGTATCGGGTTGTGAATCATGGttttataaaaacagaaaacataaAAAAGTTCTTTTATAAAAGaaattattttgctttatttattGGGGCACTGCAATACCACCAAAAAGTAATTTAATGTATACTTTATAATTTAATGGTATACCTGTTTCGATAACATGTAAACATCTGGAATGACACTGTGACCATACTGCTATGCCAAGCAGACCCCACCACTCCACCACACCTTTAATGAGCTCTTCCTCCACCTCTTCTCTTCGAATCAGGTGGTTTCCATCCTCTGATATCACCCATCTTGTCACTGTATCCCCTGCCATCACTGAAAGAAAAAGTATATAGGCAATAAGGCTAGGAACACACAGTAAAGAAAAAATACCGGGGCAAACAGCAGACTACAGTTTAAAAAAAGTGTGCTTTGCAGTACTTTACTGCCATAGTATAAAAGTAGGGATGAAACATTACGCTAAATTTCCAACTGGGAATTTCCAGTTTAAACCGAGAGACATTATAAATGTCGGTTTCAAGAAAACATCGACAACTAATCTGGTCCGTATAACTCACCAGCATATCTACCGGCCAACGAGTGACACGGTACTGCTGCTACGTTTTAGGCAAACGGACACATATCCCGGAAAGTAACACAGACCAGCTCAACTGTCAAAAATCCTGACCACTGAGCCCACAGTGGAATCATTTTCCTTGTGGCAGTGCAAGGCGTGCGTTTGTGTCGCTAGCTTTAGCAGACAAAAGCGACAGTGACATAGCGGGCGATACAGCTTTACGGGACGCTATTCCGCAACACATCAATATGTCATTCACTTAACTGGTGTGCTTTAGGATGATCAGCTTCGTTATTCTTAAATTGATCCTCGAAATGGTCTAGCCTTGTCTGACAACAAGCAGAAATCGGTCACCGTCTACATACAGCGGGATTATCTTTAAAATGACAGCCATTGCAGAGTTGCAGCGGTGCGTTTAGCTGGCTACTGCCAGAAAACAGGATAGCTAGTTATAAAATTCCCACTATTTACTGCCGGATAGTGCTGAAAAAGACAACATAAAAATGCTTGCTAGCGACCAGAATTGAATAAGCAGTCAGTCCTGTATTTAAAATCAGTGACGCCAGTGGTACCACAAAAAATCCTCTGACTCCAATATTTATGTCTGCTTTAAAAAACACGAATAAATGTCCTTTCTGTCTTATCCGAAACAGCCATGCGTCGCGATGTTGCAACGTGGTTAAACTAGTTGCAAGTTATGTTATCGTATCGCTTAAATGCACAGCAAACAAAAGGCTGCATTTATTTCCCCCTTAACTTCACCTCTTTCGCCTACTGTGACCCCAGCACGGCTCGCCCGTTTCTCAACGCCTATTGGCTACGATTTGCACGTGTCGCCACGCCCTCTACACTCAGACAAGCTCACCAGCCAATAGGAAGGCAGCTTCAGCCATCCCGCTCCCCGTCTCAGTTTTGTGTGGATGATACTTCTCCTTTAGCGTTTGTTTTTTTGCGATTTCTTAAGCCGAATATAACATTTCATTTATGGTTAgtcattaaattattaaattgttTTTCGTTAAATGATTTCTGAAGGCCTGCAGTAACAAACTTAATAGTGTTTTCATGGGCATTTTTAATTTCTGACTTTGGTCCACGATCACACCTTTTTAAAAACACTGGATTAATTCCTCTCTCAAGGAAGAACAATGTTTACGTTGTTAACCAGGGGTTCTCAACCTGGGGTCCGTGACCCACGAAGATGTTTAGTAAACCGAGGAAATGCCAGTATTTCCATTCAAGTTTCCtttcaattaatttttataaagcacctttcacaacacaGTGGCCTCAAGGCACTTGAGAAGAGTATGTGGCAATacattattacatcatttatacaaaaatggtgcatgaaac
The sequence above is a segment of the Brienomyrus brachyistius isolate T26 chromosome 5, BBRACH_0.4, whole genome shotgun sequence genome. Coding sequences within it:
- the LOC125743022 gene encoding zinc finger protein 572-like isoform X4, translating into MMAGDTVTRWVISEDGNHLIRREEVEEELIKDVENQPHKLMVKEETSDHPVTSVLSASTCKAPPYSANKKNDVPSDLPVSYPCSYCDICFTASHYLEKHFKRSHRKQYLELLQGQGISTKKPPLSPAGLSGLSSSHKVPMSSPGHSLSHSGCHSQVVDPDGSARSKTSLTTLDELIDNRPQTPPASNSGSSLIPSRCCSKTITKTIPSQVTPSDIAQSSGTQVGRKETERNATPSGIHFGGAEEGEQQGDVGEDLSHEEGSSLLCECGQSFPSLESLSRHQDQTHRIKVEETTEGEEGETLYLCTECGLSFPCLDLLRQHQSLHDSLGHAVRSEENEEDGKEDADSPRPLAFSQSHSCPSCHKTFKTARYLKTHMKIHSGQVPYHCDQCDKPFTQLGDLKTHQRTHTGERPYQCSQCGKCFGRSGTLKKHWRTHTGETPYVCTHFTYSYQLKRHRCVRKETLD
- the LOC125743022 gene encoding zinc finger protein 436-like isoform X3; amino-acid sequence: MMAGDTVTRWVISEDGNHLIRREEVEEELIKDVENQPHKLMVKEETSDHPVTSVLSASTCKAPPYSANKKNDVPSDLPVSYPCSYCDICFTASHYLEKHFKRSHRKQYLELLQGQGISTKKPPLSPAGLSGLSSSHKVPMSSPGHSLSHSGCHSQVVDPDGSARSKTSLTTLDELIDNRPQTPPASNSGSSLIPSRCCSKTITKTIPSQVTPSDIAQSSGTQVGRKETERNATPSGIHFGGAEEGEQQGDVGEDLSHEEGSSLLCECGQSFPSLESLSRHQDQTHRIKVEETTEGEEGETLYLCTECGLSFPCLDLLRQHQSLHDSLGHAVRSEENEEDGKEDADSPRPLAFSQSHSCPSCHKTFKTARYLKTHMKIHSGQVPYHCDQCDKPFTQLGDLKTHQRTHTGERPYQCSQCALHLLLPTEEASLCTQGNFGLRSRASVIGVFTVCPLSCRSSSVHICTNVWV